A single region of the Malaclemys terrapin pileata isolate rMalTer1 chromosome 4, rMalTer1.hap1, whole genome shotgun sequence genome encodes:
- the TNKS1BP1 gene encoding 182 kDa tankyrase-1-binding protein isoform X1, giving the protein MASQTHPLHPPCPTSNGSTGARGGQLAGSPKTAPGDTRLKPPVGPKPRTLPKPAVPAKPCTPPPSPGSRPPRLEFPSAEKINLLAGPKPYGGSSTALKRLSFGLKSPPAETSNVKGAPPLAARALSCTTEERSLAPVTPPAGGPLGVLKGAAPFKVKPVPVVAKPERFPGTTVEEILAKMAHPRKEGPGSPDLAWGRRSTFSPDSSSRFGPKSYAAFRRQPSAEGGEGDAVAPGFEASWESGLPEAQESRVSCGDKPVAGRTKREGSPSPIGERPPEPPDGEAERDPGTASRKSGSSLAGANCDGDQSGRRKPPSPPGFSLARTCPIPMASAELPFGVAPDTSAGLARAPGAPILSAEHPASAPGSPAVPAELPALGSTPAHTELLSKVGPSFPGTPESLAKIPIGLLPAPDAPDFPAEPCPRISRSLRSLEVPGEGSPPPSGLPAGLAPGTPDASTELPHSPPAVRALSPGPPDAPARLPHSPPAERPLAPGPSDAPARFPHSPPEGQALAPGTHDAPTELTHSPPAGRALAPSPPDVPSELPPRITHSPEAPEAPVPSPDTPNLCPKLPTRVSRSPGSPDGPTESLVSPYSPPSPERGSPSPLSNAEPYVGPAPADESSQWPQLGLRRSSDGVVQLPDKGLGMGVLGGSLAALPRGGPPHSGPPLEGESNWTLSQSFEWAFPSRTAEWEPPRSPIREADDSGLSEQGDSDGEGPAPAPKGSEERSSSLRVGQLSAALDWQDAEAAGSSAHLDGAMGAPGDQGATEVGGLEAPSPGGPVAQTEPPVAELKGLAVVDEAGTNWEEQGRPLLDVPLRLTEPKPGQERAAPLLLSDAPRPAGADQCQEDNLVLGLAPAGSCQEGLRLGEAGPEPHPNARWLDELLASPPPSADETKRKGTPEPRDPAGPEDLLGWSRKDLCSEFGIRGAHRAGEFGWATEPSTGKTDWPSSYRASETEQDREFGTGTQDWSGSYKETELLGDSSVGHGNWPDAYGIGDGCRKEGEFNSGNPDWSSQYNTGGADSPDGEFGTRKLDWTSTYDIGDSTQQDKRFSTGKPDWTREHGVGDTDQQDRKFGTGKPDWTREPGVGDTDQQDREFGTGKPDWTYEPGVSDTARQVREFGTGKPDWTREPGISDTAQQDREFGTGKPDWTHEPRVSDTAQQDRGFGTGKPDWTHEPSVGDTAQQDREFGTGKPDWTHEPSVGDTAQQDREFGTGKPDWTHEPRVSDTAWQDRGFGTSEPDWTYDHGGGDTDQPDREFGTSKPDWINMYGADTDQQDRELGTSKPDWTHEHGVGDPDQQERELGTSKPDWTHEHGVGDTDQQERELGTSKLDWTREYGISDTDHQGKEFGAGKPAWTQECSVKANGQGREWTCEYGVGNTTQQDKPDWTREFGVGDGARQDRAFSPDKPAWFGEYGIHHTDRESAFGSGVGDSDSTAQEPGARKPGWSGTDWQESKFPFARRDCASDFRIRGAEHESQFGVIGTERAGGFGLSTLEPSGAVGTLGPAEHGESRTDWAGYTRTVDLDEPREAGVGQSDWTQDLGLSGTDPSVGLGAISPEEPSGGWMDWTNELSVSSMDPSSSLGAGGADTPREPGVGQPDGASDLGPGGPATASGFESMGPAETRARQTDWSRELGSGDEGSAETREAGAGQMDWASEVGIVHGKQTYTTAMAGLEPHGDSSGPGSPRLSGPSPLLEEMLAKAAAQHKSPGEERGPPPAPNARPLPLEEDGGPRPEGDGAPSPSDATDGGWLPIEARRLSQPGRRGSQPSPPDEDFTFLEDMEVLDSAIYRSRANLGRKRGHRAPATRPAGSLGLSEVEAADWMFRDSTEPRAVHWASSDEEVAEEPQSRRARPSPAAKGVKVPLFPGLNPSALKAKLRGRNRSAEEGAQLGEAKPATPKESHVQRSKSCKIPGLGGKPLALPPKPEKSSGSDATSPHWLQVLKLKKKKS; this is encoded by the exons ATGGCCTCCCAGACgcaccccctgcatcccccctgccctACTTCCAATGGGAGCACGGGGGCCAGAGGTGGGCAGCTGGCGGGCAGCCCCAAGACAG ctccaggtGACACTCGCCTGAAGCCGCCGGTCGGGCCCAAACCCCGCACACTGCCCAAACCGGCTGTACCAGCCAAGCCCTGCACCCCGCCGCCATCCCCTGGGTCGCGGCCCCCCCGCCTCGAGTTCCCCTCTGCCGAGAAGATCAACCTGCTGGCGGGTCCCAAGCCGTATGGTGGCAGCAGCACCGCCCTTAAACGCCTGTCCTTCGGCCTCAAGAGCCCCCCGGCGGAGACCTCCAATGTGAAGGGAGCACCACCACTTGCAGCCAGAGCCCTGTCCTGTACCACAGAAGAGAGATCGCTGGCTCCTGTGACGCCCCCTGCTGGCGGGCCCCTCGGAGTTCTCAAGGGCGCTGCCCCGTTCAAAGTGAAGCCGGTGCCGGTGGTGGCCAAGCCGGAGCGCTTCCCCGGAACCACGGTGGAAGAGATCTTGGCCAAGATGGCACATCCCCGCAAAGAGGGGCCGGGCAGTCCTGACCTGGCCTGGGGCCGGCGCTCAACCTTCAGCCCTGACAGCAGCTCCCGCTTCGGGCCCAAAAGCTATGCTGCCTTCCGGAGACAGCCTAGCGCCGAGGGAGGGGAAGGTGACGCTGTCGCCCCTGGCTTTGAGGCCTCCTGGGAATCTGGGCTCCCGGAAGCTCAGGAGAGCAGAGTGTCCTGTGGGGACAAGCCGGTCGCTGGCAGGACGAAGAGAGAAGGAAGCCCGAGTCCCATTGGAGAACGCCCGCCAGAGCCCCCAGAcggagaagcagagagagacccTGGCACAGCCTCCAGGAAAAG TGGCTCCTCCCTGGCCGGCGCCAACTGCGACGGGGACCAGTCCGGACGCAGGAAGCCGCCATCCCCCCCTGGT TTCTCCTTGGCCCggacctgccccatccccatggcTTCTGCTGAGCTCCCCTTTGGGGTGGCCCCCGACACCTCTGCTGGTCTTGCCCGGGCCCCAGGGGCCCCCATCCTCTCTGCCGAGCATCCTGCCTCAGCCCCGGGGTCCCCCGCTGTGCCTGCCGAGCTCCCCGCCCTTGGTTCTACCCCTGCCCACACTGAGCTCCTCTCCAAGGTCGGGCCCAGCTTCCCAGGCACCCCCGAGTCTCTGGCTAAAATCCCCATAGGGCTACTCCCGGCCCCCGATGCCCCAGACTTTccagctgagccctgccccagaaTCTCCCGCTCCTTGAGGTCTCTGGAGGTTCCTGGTGAGGGGTCCCCACCTCCGTCCGGCCTCCCTGCAGGCCTGGCACCAGGCACTCCGGATGCCTCCACAGAGCTCCCTCATAGCCCCCCTGCAGTGCGGGCCCTGTCACCAGGCCCCCCTGATGCCCCTGCCaggctcccccacagcccccctgcagaGCGGCCCCTGGCACCAGGCCCCTCTGATGCCCCTGCCAGGTTCCCCCACAGCCCACCTGAAGGGCAGGCCCTGGCACCAGGCACCCATGATGCCCCCACAGAGctcacccacagcccccctgcagggCGGGCCCTGGCACCAAGCCCCCCTGATGTCCCTTCTGAGCTGCCCCCCAGAATCACTCACTCCCCAGAGGCCCCCGAAGCTCCTgttccatccccagacacccccaatCTGTGTCCTAAGCTCCCCACCAGAGTCTCTCGGTCTCCAGGGTCCCCTGATGGACCCACTGAGTCCCTGGTGTCCCCGTACAGCCCCCCATCTCCTGAGCGGGGCTCCCCTTCACCCCTCAGCAATGCGGAGCCATATGTGGGGCCTGCACCAGCGGACgagagctcccagtggccacagctggggctaCGGCGCTCCTCAGACGGGGTGGTGCAGCTGCCAGACAAGGGGCTAGGAATGGGAGTGCTGGGGGGCTCCTTGGCTGCCCTGCCTCGGGGAGGGCCGCCCCACTCCGGGCCACCCCTGGAGGGTGAGTCCAACTGGACCCTGTCGCAGTCGTTCGAATGGGCATTCCCATCTCGGACTGCAGAGTGGGAGCCCCCCAGGTCCCCCATCAGAGAGGCGGATGACTCCGGCCTCTCTGAGCAGGGGGACTCGGATGGGGAGGGCCCGGCTCCCGCCCCCAAAGGGTCTGAGGAAAGGAGCAGCTCACTGAGGGTGGGGCAACTCAGTGCTGCCCTGGATTGGCAGGACGCTGAGGCTGCTGGGAGTTCTGCCCACCTAGATGGTGCCATGGGGGCCCCAGGTGATCAGGGAGCAACTGAGGTGGGGGGCCTGGAGGCCCCGAGTCCTGGAGGCCCCGTGGCACAAACGGAGCCGCCCGTGGCTGAGCTGAAGGGCCTTGCAGTGGTGGATGAGGCGGGCACTAactgggaggagcagggcaggccacTGCTGGATGTCCCCCTGCGGCTGACCGAGCCGAAGCCAGGCCAGGAGAGAGCCGCCCCCCTTCTGTTGTCTGATGCTCCCCGGCCAGCTGGTGCTGACCAATGCCAGGAGGACAACTTGGTGCTGGGCCTGGCGccggcagggagctgccaggagGGCCTGAGGCTGGGCGAGGCGGGTCCTGAGCCGCATCCCAATGCGCGCTGGCTGGATGAGCTGCTGGCATCGCCCCCGCCCAGTGCTGATGAGACCAAGAGAAAGGGCACACCtgagcccagggaccctgcagggCCAGAG gatcTCCTCGGCTGGTCGCGGAAGGATCTGTGCAGCGAGTTCGGCATCAGAGGGGCCCACCGGGCTGGTGAGTTTGGCTGGGCCACCGAGCCCAGCACGGGGAAGACAGACTGGCCCAGCAGTTACAGAGCCAGTGAGACGGAGCAGGATCGGGAGTTTGGCACTGGCACACAGGACTGGAGCGGCTCATACAAAGAGACGGAGCTGCTGGGCGATTCCAGTGTGGGGCACGGAAACTGGCCCGACGCCTATGGCATTGGGGACGGCTGCCGGAAGGAAGGAGAGTTCAACTCCGGCAACCCAGACTGGAGCAGCCAATACAACACTGGTGGTGCTGACAGCCCGGATGGGGAGTTCGGTACCAGGAAACTGGACTGGACCAGCACCTACGACATTGGGGACAGCACCCAGCAGGACAAGCGGTTCAGTACCGGCAAGCCAGACTGGACCCGCGAGCATGGTGTCGGTGATACCGACCAACAAGATAGAAAGTTCGGTACCGGCAAGCCAGACTGGACCCGTGAGCCTGGTGTCGGTGATACTGACCAACAAGATCGAGAGTTCGGCACCGGCAAGCCAGACTGGACCTACGAGCCTGGTGTCAGTGATACAGCCCGTCAGGTTAGAGAGTTCGGCACTGGCAAGCCAGACTGGACCCGTGAGCCTGGTATCAGTGATACAGCCCAGCAGGATAGAGAGTTCGGCACCGGCAAGCCAGACTGGACCCACGAGCCCAGGGTCAGTGATACAGCCCAGCAGGATAGAGGGTTTGGCACCGGCAAGCCAGACTGGACCCACGAGCCCAGTGTCGGTGATACAGCCCAGCAGGATAGAGAATTCGGCACCGGCAAGCCAGACTGGACCCACGAGCCCAGTGTCGGTGATACAGCCCAGCAGGATAGAGAGTTCGGCACCGGCAAGCCAGACTGGACCCACGAGCCCAGGGTCAGTGATACAGCCTGGCAGGATAGAGGGTTTGGCACCAGCGAGCCAGACTGGACCTATGATCATGGTGGTGGTGATACAGACCAGCCGGATAGAGAGTTTGGTACCAGCAAGCCAGACTGGATCAACATGTACGGTGCTGATACTGACCAACAGGATAGAGAATTGGGTACCAGCAAGCCAGACTGGACCCACGAGCACGGTGTTGGAGATCCGGACCAACAGGAGAGAGAGTTGGGTACCAGCAAGCCAGACTGGACCCACGAGCACGGTGTTGGAGATACGGATCAACAGGAGAGAGAGTTGGGTACCAGCAAGCTAGACTGGACCCGTGAGTACGGGATCAGTGATACTGACCATCAGGGGAAAGAGTTTGGTGCTGGGAAGCCAGCCTGGACCCAGGAGTGCAGTGTCAAGGCCAATGGGCAGGGTAGAGAGTGGACCTGCGAATATGGTGTTGGCAATACCACCCAGCAGGACAAGCCAGATTGGACCCGCGAGTTCGGTGTTGGTGATGGTGCCCGGCAGGACAGAGCTTTCAGCCCTGACAAGCCAGCTTGGTTTGGTGAATATGGCATTCACCATACAGACCGGGAGAGTGCCTTTGGCTCTGGTGTTGGAGACTCCGACAGCACGGCCCAAGAGCCTGGTGCCAGGAAGCCTGGGTGGAGTGGCACCGACTGGCAGGAGAGCAAGTTCCCCTTCGCTAGGAGGGATTGTGCCAGTGATTTCAGGATCAGAGGAGCTGAGCACGAAAGCCAGTTTGGCGTCATTGGGACTGAGCGGGCGGGTGGCTTTGGCTTGAGCACTTTGGAACCATCTGGTGCCGTCGGGAccctgggcccagcagagcaTGGAGAGAGCCGGACTGACTGGGCGGGCTATACCAGGACTGTGGACCTGGATGAGCCAAGAGAGGCTGGTGTGGGGCAGTCCGACTGGACCCAAGATCTAGGCCTCAGTGGCACAGATCCCTCTGTCGGCCTGGGAGCAATCAGTCCTGAGGAGCCCAGCGGGGGATGGATGGATTGGACAAACGAACTGAGCGTGAGCAGCATGGATCCCTCCAGcagtctgggggcggggggcgccgATACACCCAGAGAGCCTGGCGTGGGGCAGCCAGATGGGGCCAGCGACCTTGGCCCGGGAGGCCCGGCCACAGCCAGTGGCTTCGAGAGCATGGGCCCGGCAGAGACCAGAGCGAGACAGACTGACTGGAGCCGTGAGCtcggctctggggatgagggctccgcTGAGACCAgggaggctggagcagggcagaTGGACTGGGCCAGCGAGGTCGGGATCGTACATGGGAAACAAACCTATACCACAGCCATGGCTGGCTTGGAGCCACATGGAGACAG CAGTGGCCCTGGCAGCCCCCGGCTCTCCGGCCCGAGCCCCCTGCTGGAAGAGATGTTGGCCAAGGCGGCAGCCCAGCACAAGAGCCCCGGAGAGGAGAGGgggccacctcctgcacccaacgCCCGCCCCTTGCCGCTGGAGGAGGATGGTGGGCCCAGGCCCGAGGGGGATGGCGCGCCCAGCCCCTCGGATGCCACGGATGGGGGCTGGCTGCCGATAGAAGCGAGGAGGCTGAGCCAGCCAGGGCGCCGCGGGAGCCAGCCCTCCCCACCAGACGAGGACTTCACCTTCCTGGAG GACATGGAAGTTCTTGACAGTGCCATCTACCGGAGCAGAGCCAACCTGGGTCGCAAGCGAGGTCACCGGGCGCCGGCCACACGCCCCGCAGGCAGCCTGGGGCTGTCTGAGGTGGAGGCAGCCGACTGGATGTTCCGGGACTCCACAG AGCCCAGAGCGGTGCACTGGGCGTCCTCAGACGAGGAGGTGGCGGAGGAGCCCCAGAGCAGGCGGGCACGGCCCTCGCCAGCGGCCAAGGGGGTGAAGGTGCCACTCTTCCCGGGCCTGAACCCCTCAGCTCTCAAG gccaagCTGCGGGGCCGGAACCGCTCTGCAGAAGAgggggcccagctgggggaggccAAGCCAGCCACGCCCAAGGAGTCCCACGTCCAGCGCTCCAAATCCTGCAAGATCCCCGGCTTGGGGGGGAAACCCCTGGCGCTGCCCCCCAAGCCAGAGAAATCCTCAGG